CACCCTCAGAAATCTGCGGGAGAATCTCTAAAACAAAACCAACGTCTTTGTACTGAAAACTTTGTGATGCGTCAGAGGTACTTGTTCCAAGTGTAAGCTTGGTACTAAATGGAATATTTTCGGCAACAACAACTTTGGCTTTTTCATTATCCATCGTCATCAACTGCGGGGTAGCCAGAACTGTATAGTCAGAACTGGTCTGCGAAAGGTTAATAAGCGACTGGAGACTGCCGAATTCTAATCCACCCAATTTTAATGGAAATGTCACAAGTCCTGCCGTCAACCCGGCAGGAAGCTGGAAGATTTTACGACTATCGTCACCTTCCGAAGCAGGAACCTTAGATATCCCAAGATTCGTACCGCCAAAAACGATAGAGCGTTGTCCTGCAACATCCAGCTCTTTGCCAAACCCCCAGTTAACACCATAGCTGATACCGGCATTTGATGTTGTTTCCAGAACAATTGCCTCAACATAAACCTGTCTGCGTTTGATATCGAGTTTGCAAACAACATCCTGTAACACTGCAAAATCTTCTGCTGATGCTGAGATAAGCAGGCTGTTTGTAGCTTTATCTGCAACAACCCGAAGTTCACCGGAAACAAAACCGTTAGTATTCCGCTTTCCAGCATTTTTGCGTTGTACTAAATCTGTAAGGACCTTTGCGACGTCCTCTGCTTTAGCGTTTCGCAAAGCGATATGACGAAATCCACCTCGTCCTCGAGCTGTTGGTCTATCAAAAGCCTTCACAACTTCGACAACCATTCCCACTTGCTCAACAGGTGCAGAAATTACAACGCTGTTACTTCTAGTGTCTGCTTCAATCGAAACATCAATTCCCCGTTTGCCCAGCTTTTTAAGTTTTCTGTTCAAAACTTTAAGAGACTTTGTTGCAACTTCACTTGCAGCGCCATGCCGCAGCACCAGCGTATGAACCCCCATCTTGATATCGCGGTCGATATTTTCGATGATCTTTAATAGCCTTCTGACGTTAGATTGATAATCCGTGATAATGAGCAAGTTAGTTGCAGCATGAACAGCCAGTGAGCCTTGCGGAGAAGTTAATCCTTTAAGCGACGCAGCAGCACGCTCTGCTCCGGTATGTTCCAACGCAACAATATGCGTAATAACTCTATCAGTAACTCCTGTAGAGATGCGTTTGCCGCTCGACATACCTAATTCTCGTCCCTTAGCAGTTTGCGCAGGAACAATTTTAAGAACATGTCCGCTGGAAACAATGGTGTAGCCATGCACTTCCAGCACAGATTGAAAAATTTTATATACTTCAGCAGAACCGACAGCCTGTGAGGAATAAATGGTCGCCCGCCCTTTTACACGCGGATCAACGACAAAAGTTTTTCCGGTAACCGCACTGATTACCTTAACCATTTTGCGTAATTCAACGTCTTGAAAATTTAATTGAACAGGCTTCCCTGCTCCGTAGGCTACATTCCCCATCAGCAACATGCCGATAACAAACAGAATGCACCCTGTGTGTCTGACCAGATTCCCCAGCATGACTCTCCCCTAAAAAGCACCTAGTATATTGCAAGCTCAAGCGTTCTTTTGGCAGTTCCGCGAAGCAGCGTGATAGTTACCTTCTGTCTATTCAGCATAGAGCGCAAATTGGCTACACCGCCCCGCATAGAAAAAGGCTTGCCGTTAGCTGTAAGCAGCAAGTCTCCTTTTTTTAGCCCTGATTTCTCTAACAATCCACTTGGGTTAATATTCTTAATGAAAACACCCGAAAGCCCTTTTCGCTTACCGGGGAGCAGCACTATCTCTCGTGCTAAGGAATCAGGACTGCCAAGCACTTTCATGATTGCAGCTTTATTGATGGAACCGGACAAACGCGCAGTATTAGCGACCGCACCTGCCGCTTTTTTACTTTTTCCAGCTTGTGCAGCCAGAGCTTCCGGATCCATTGCAAGAACTTCCAATGTGTTATTTCGACGCAAGACAACCGCTTTATCACGAATCTCTACAAGGCGAGCACCAAAGGCTATATCCCCTTTTGAAAACACGCCTTGCATACCGCCTTTCTTTTCTATGATTGCCATTCCGCCAGTCGCATCTTGCGAAGCAATAGTGCCCACTAACCTATATAGTTTTGATACGCGGGGTAAGTTAGCTATTGCCTTTTTTTTATTGGGCGACATCAACGCAAACGGGTTACGTTTTACGATACCGGAATATGACGCCAAGCTTCTGGCAGGCTTTGTAGAAACGTTCTGGATGTTTTGTCTGTGAATGTTCTGCTCCGGCATCCGCAATGCAATAAGCGCACTTACCAATAGTAACGCCGCGCCTAGCACACTGCTCCAAAGCATAATTGTATCTTTTTTCATTTAAGACTCGATATTGAAAGTCGTTCTCAAATTGGGTCTACTAATAGCCTTTTCTCCGAGCTGTCAAGAAATCTTTACGTAAAAGCAACTTTTCTCGAACACTGTTCATTTGATTATGATTTTCATTTGCATTCATAAAAGAAATCTGGCATCAGTGCCCGTATCATGTCTGCGTTAAATACAATCACAGCCCCTAACTCCCCAATCATCATATGTATTGGCGGGATGCATAGAAACGGAACAAGCACAGTTACCAAGGCTCTTTCTACACTTGGGGTTGCGCTTGGAGACTCACTTATGCCTGCGGACTCCGGCAACCCGACCGGATATTGGGAGCACACAGAAGCTGTTGCCATCAATGAAGCAGTCTTGCAGTGGTTGCAGATACAATGGGATTCTCCGCTTATTGCTTCAAAAACAACAACTGCACTTCCAGAATCATTGCGTAAACGCGGCATTGATTTCATACAGCAACAGACGTCTTCTGTACCTTTTGCATTTAAAGACCCGCGTACTTCGCGACTGCTTCCTTTTTGGCAAACCGTAATACAAGAGCACAAAGAACGGATTGACGCACGCTATGTGATTACCTTGCGCAATCCACTAGATTCTGCACGATCTTTGGCACGAAGAAACGGTATTCCAGTTATTAAAGGGCTGGCGTTATGGATTGAGCATATGCTCAGCATGGCTGCAACAGTAGATTGGAACAACACCATTGTTGTAGAATATGAAACGTTATTGCAGCATCCTCACAACACACTGTACAAGTTACACGATGACCTTGTTGCCTTGAACGTATTGCAACATAGCGCAACAAATACAGCTCAAGAAACAAATATCGAAGATGGGATTGAGGACTTCGTCACAAATTTTCTGGATGTAAAGAAATGCCTTTCCATTTCAGAACGCTCAGAACTTGAAGAATATTCTGCGCAGCTACCGCTGCTTCTTCCTTTGTATGACGCCTTGCAGCATGCAACGAGAGAACCTGTATCAGCTGTTACGCAAAGCTGGTTTGCAACCTGCTGGGAGTCCTATGGGTTAGGTAGCATTCTTTCGAACACATTCTCTGAGGCATCAGCATGTGAGGCTAAAAGCGCTCTTGCCTGCGAAGCTGAAAGGAACTCTTCATGCTGTTTATCAACAAAATCCTTCTGTCTGCAATTGTACTATGACAGCGGCTCTGGATTTAATGAACACGAAAAGCTGCATCAGATGGTGCCGCACGGCGCTGTAAAAACGACGTTTGAACTTCCGCAAAAACAAGTCACCCGTATTCGTCTAGATACCGGTGATACGCCGTGTGTTTGTCATCTCGACTATGCAGCAGAGCGCAATGACACCACATCAACACAAATTTTTCCCAAAAGGCACAGCGCGTTATCTGAACAAGATTCAGTGTTTTTATTTCAAGAAGACCCTCAGATAGAGTTCACACTCACCCCTGACGCCACCGCTGTAGACATTACCCTTGAATACATTGAGCTACCTGCTACAGGTGCTGGTACAAACCACTATAACGCGCTCATCGCGCAACTTCTGCAAGCAGTTGCGCCACAAAAACAAAAGACGCACGCAGTAGAAAAAAAAGCTCATCAACTCACAACACAGATTGACGAACTTTCTGTGGAAAACAAGCAGCACCGTGCCACCATAGCCAACCTGACAATGCAGCTTGAAGAGTCTCAGGCAATACACGAACGCAACGCAGCACATCTTGCCCAAAAATATGAAGGCAAGCTTAAGGCACTTCAGCAGCATATTTCAAAGATAGAAAAAGACCTTACAGAGCAGGCGACCTACACAGCGCATCAACGGTCATACTTGGAAAACGCGACACAATCCGCAGTTGGATTGCGTGGAACAGTGCAACAAATTCGACATGAAAATGAATCACTCCGGTTTGCACTGGATGAAATACGAAACAGTATTACATGGCGCACTGCACGCTTTTTTCTTCAACCAATTGAACATATGGGATGGTTCAAAAAGCTTCATAACGTTTTAAAATCACCCAAGCGAACCAACAATACGGTAGATATTGCATTGCCGCACACTGCCCCTGTGATTCCAGAACGAATGGAGCACCCGCTGTGTATTGTTATTCCGGTATACAACGGCGTTACGGCTCTTGAAAATTGTTTCAACAGCCTTATGAGCAGCTATCCAGCACCAGAAAAAAACGTGCAGTTTCTTATTATTAACGATGCTTCACCAGATCCGGCTGTTGAAAATCTATTCGCAATGCACGCCTTTTGTGCTCGTCCCGATGTCACTATCACTGCCAATAGAAAGAACCTCGGCTTTACAGGAACCGCGAACCGCGGGATCACGATGGCTGAAAAACAGGATGTTGTTCTGCTGAACTCAGATACTGAAATCTGGGCACGAAGCTTTCATGTCCTGCAACATACTGCCTATCGAAACAGCCAGATTGCTTCTGTTACTCCTTTTACCAACAGAGGCAGCATTGCCAGCCTGCTGAACTGGCCTGACGGTTCCGACACGATCTTCCAAGTGCCCGTACGTGATCTCACCGCCATTGTGGAACAGACAGCCATTGCGACTCCAGTTCAATCTGTGCCTACAGGTGTGGGCTTTTGCATGTACATAAAGCGCTCGGCACTGAATAAAGTCGGCATGCTGGATGAAAAAACATTCGGCAAAGGCTACGGGGAAGAAAATGACTGGTCACAGCGTGCCATAAAAAAAGGATTTCACCATGTAATTTGCACAGAAACGTATGTGCATCATGCTGAAACGCAATCCTTCACGTCTGAAGAAAAAAAACAGGCACTTACCAACAATCTCGCAAAGCTTAACAAGAAGCATCGTGGATATTCAGCACAGGTAGAGCGGTATATTCACAGTAACGCGCTGGATACAGAGCGCAATGTTCTTCTCTGGAATATTTTAGGACGCAGCAAACATTACGCACAACGTAAAACAATTTTGCACGTACTGCATAAGTCTCCCATGAATCATCTTGGAGGCACAGAGTTGCATGTGCGAACTCTGACAGCAACGCAGCTTGAGCACGGCAATATTGAAGCACTCTGGCTTACTCCAGACGTTGACGGACTACGCCTCAATCTCATTGTACCGCCGTTTGAATCAGTTTTTTCGATGCCGATACCAAAACAGCTTATCGACTACATGCTGCCATCAATTTTGCAGCGTGCTGACCTTGTGCATATACACCATTTGGAAGGATTTACAGAGAGTACAATGGCTGCTCTTACTGACTGGACAGATTGCCCCAAGGTCTTCACCGTGCACGATTTCAATTGTGTATGTCCTTCCTGGAACCTTCTGCGGGATGGAGAATACTGCGCAAGTCAATCAATAGCAGAGTGTACTGGCTGCGAGCATGAACACGGTATGTTCGCACACAGAGTGCAATACGCTCGATTGTTTACTACATGCGAAACAGTCATCACGCCGTCTGACTCCACTGCACAGATCATACAACGCATTTTTAAAGACGAAGTACAAAACCTTTCAGAAAAGCTGACAACGCACTCGCACATGCTGCCAATCCCTGTATCGGAACCCAAAGAGTCCCGCAGCGAATCGCCGCGAGTCGTTTTTCTCGGGGGACTTACAGAAGCCAAAGGAAGCAAGCTTGTTCTGAAATCCTTTGAGCAACTTTCATCGTTGGGATTTGTCTGTGAAGTTTGGGGAGAGTCCAACTTTACCCTACCGAACGGTGTCATCTTGCGGCGCTATTTTTCACGCGAAGAACTACACGCTATGTCTCAACAGTATCCGGCAGATATTGTATGTATTCCATCTATTTGGCCGGAAACATTCTGCTACACAGCATACGAAGCTTTATGCATTCTTAAGGCTCCTATTATTTGCGGCCCCCACGGAAATCCAGCTGACATAGTGAAAGCGCACAACGTAGGTGCAGTGATGAACAATTGCACGTCTTCTGAACTCACAGAAAAGATAACGTATGTTACAAATAATCACGCCGAGTACCAGCAAGCTGTGAACTCATTTATACCGGAAATGCTCACTAAAAATTATGCACAACAATACTGCAATGTTTTTACACAACTTTTTTCATAGCCCGCACCGTAGTGGCAAGTTTGCACAGCATGTACCTGATTCATCCAATACTCAGGGGGTGCTCAATTCCACAGTAGCGAATACAGAAAGAGCAACTGTGTCCTACGGAACGGAGAGTACACCATTCTTTCTTGTTGGATGTGTGCGCTCAGGAACAACGCTTCTGCGGGATATTCTGCGAATGCACCCCCGTTTAGAGGGAGCAGAAGAATCACACTTTTTCAGATGGTCAGACCCGTTTGCAACGCCGCGGTACACAGCGCTGTACAAAAATAACGGTGATTTAAAAGAAAGCAGACGGTTAGATCAAATCACTGAAGAAGAATTTTTTTCTATCTTTACTTCTGCGCAAAATCGTAAAGAACTACAAGACGCCTATTGCAAGCTATACCTTGCAAAACAAAGGAATCCTTCGGGGCGCTGGTTCGATAAAACACCACAGAATATTTACGGATTATTCTTATTGAAAGAAGCATATCCAGAAGCGACGTTTGTTCATATTCACCGAAATCCGCTTAATGTTGCTGCGAGTTTGCGTAAAGGCGTGGTCATGCCCTCAATGACGCTGACAGCAGCAATAAATTACTGGAACGACAGCTACATAATGATGCGTGACTTTTCAAAGCTGTATCCGGAATCTGTTTATACGATCCCATATCTTCAGCTTACAACATATCCGCAGCAGACACTTTCCGGCTTGCTGCATCATGTTCATGAAGATCCTGACAAGCTCACCATTCCAGAAGGCTATGTATATGCGGAACGCAATGCATACACTAAATCCTTGTTACCAAGTGAACAGCAGTACATTCAAACCGCATGTGCCAACGGAATGCACGCGCTAGGATATGTATAGCTATGCACTGAAAATGAATTTCGTTTTTATCCCTTTATCCATCTGATAACTCTACAACACTATCTAAGGAGAATTTCATGAAACGTGGAATGATACGTCTTACTGCTGCACTGGCAGTATGCACAGCACTACTTTTCACATCGCTCAGTCCTGCTTTTGCCGCAGGCGACGTTAATGCCAAATGGGGCTGGCACACAGCTAGCGTGGAAGAGGTTGGTATTACAGGCCCTGACAACTGGTTTGCGGTTCTCAAATCAGATTCCGGCACAACAACACGAGTAACGTTTGTTCAGGCAAGTATTCGTAAAGAACTGCTCGCAGTAGCCCTCACTGCCAAATCTTCCGGCATGAAAGTAAAAGGGTACTATCAAGATACTGGCGCTACCGGTAACAAAACCGTTGGCTGCAAAGGTCTTTACATCACTAAATAATACAACGGTGCACTCTGCATTCGGCAGGGTGCACCCATGATAGTATGCCACTTAATATTCTCGTTAATGCAATTCCACTTACCAATGTTCATACTGGCATTGCGCGCTACACGTACATGCTTTATGCAACTATGCAGGCGCAATATGGCTCAGCCATTAACGTGACATTTTTTGACGGCAAAAATTGTCTTTCAACGCCACCCTCAGGTCCCCAAAACATATCCGGCTGGAATGCGCTTGTTGACGTATTCTGGAAACTGCCCCCATCTATTGCATGTTCTGTCCGTAATGCTGTGCAAATAAAACGGGAACGTGCCATTGCAAACGTTATTGGCGACTTTGATGTCTACCACGAAACAGGCTTTTTTCCGTTTGCCTGTGCAGCGCATATTCCTACAGTTTTCACCGTGCACGACATGTCCCTGCAGCGTCACCCAGAATGGCACCCTAAAGAACGGGTTCTGTTTACCGAAACCTACTTCGCTAAAAGAGCTTCGCTGGCAGATCACATCATCACTGTGTCAGAGTTCACCCGCACAGAATTTCATTCTGTATTCCCCGAATTATCTGACATCCCTGTTACGCCGATACATCTCGGTGCGTCACCGGATATTTTTGCCCAACAATCGAACATTCCCGAACTTCCTGATGCGTATTATCTGTTCGTA
The DNA window shown above is from Halodesulfovibrio sp. and carries:
- a CDS encoding glycosyltransferase, translating into MSALNTITAPNSPIIICIGGMHRNGTSTVTKALSTLGVALGDSLMPADSGNPTGYWEHTEAVAINEAVLQWLQIQWDSPLIASKTTTALPESLRKRGIDFIQQQTSSVPFAFKDPRTSRLLPFWQTVIQEHKERIDARYVITLRNPLDSARSLARRNGIPVIKGLALWIEHMLSMAATVDWNNTIVVEYETLLQHPHNTLYKLHDDLVALNVLQHSATNTAQETNIEDGIEDFVTNFLDVKKCLSISERSELEEYSAQLPLLLPLYDALQHATREPVSAVTQSWFATCWESYGLGSILSNTFSEASACEAKSALACEAERNSSCCLSTKSFCLQLYYDSGSGFNEHEKLHQMVPHGAVKTTFELPQKQVTRIRLDTGDTPCVCHLDYAAERNDTTSTQIFPKRHSALSEQDSVFLFQEDPQIEFTLTPDATAVDITLEYIELPATGAGTNHYNALIAQLLQAVAPQKQKTHAVEKKAHQLTTQIDELSVENKQHRATIANLTMQLEESQAIHERNAAHLAQKYEGKLKALQQHISKIEKDLTEQATYTAHQRSYLENATQSAVGLRGTVQQIRHENESLRFALDEIRNSITWRTARFFLQPIEHMGWFKKLHNVLKSPKRTNNTVDIALPHTAPVIPERMEHPLCIVIPVYNGVTALENCFNSLMSSYPAPEKNVQFLIINDASPDPAVENLFAMHAFCARPDVTITANRKNLGFTGTANRGITMAEKQDVVLLNSDTEIWARSFHVLQHTAYRNSQIASVTPFTNRGSIASLLNWPDGSDTIFQVPVRDLTAIVEQTAIATPVQSVPTGVGFCMYIKRSALNKVGMLDEKTFGKGYGEENDWSQRAIKKGFHHVICTETYVHHAETQSFTSEEKKQALTNNLAKLNKKHRGYSAQVERYIHSNALDTERNVLLWNILGRSKHYAQRKTILHVLHKSPMNHLGGTELHVRTLTATQLEHGNIEALWLTPDVDGLRLNLIVPPFESVFSMPIPKQLIDYMLPSILQRADLVHIHHLEGFTESTMAALTDWTDCPKVFTVHDFNCVCPSWNLLRDGEYCASQSIAECTGCEHEHGMFAHRVQYARLFTTCETVITPSDSTAQIIQRIFKDEVQNLSEKLTTHSHMLPIPVSEPKESRSESPRVVFLGGLTEAKGSKLVLKSFEQLSSLGFVCEVWGESNFTLPNGVILRRYFSREELHAMSQQYPADIVCIPSIWPETFCYTAYEALCILKAPIICGPHGNPADIVKAHNVGAVMNNCTSSELTEKITYVTNNHAEYQQAVNSFIPEMLTKNYAQQYCNVFTQLFS
- a CDS encoding type II secretion system protein N; the protein is MKKDTIMLWSSVLGAALLLVSALIALRMPEQNIHRQNIQNVSTKPARSLASYSGIVKRNPFALMSPNKKKAIANLPRVSKLYRLVGTIASQDATGGMAIIEKKGGMQGVFSKGDIAFGARLVEIRDKAVVLRRNNTLEVLAMDPEALAAQAGKSKKAAGAVANTARLSGSINKAAIMKVLGSPDSLAREIVLLPGKRKGLSGVFIKNINPSGLLEKSGLKKGDLLLTANGKPFSMRGGVANLRSMLNRQKVTITLLRGTAKRTLELAIY
- a CDS encoding glycosyltransferase family 1 protein; protein product: MPLNILVNAIPLTNVHTGIARYTYMLYATMQAQYGSAINVTFFDGKNCLSTPPSGPQNISGWNALVDVFWKLPPSIACSVRNAVQIKRERAIANVIGDFDVYHETGFFPFACAAHIPTVFTVHDMSLQRHPEWHPKERVLFTETYFAKRASLADHIITVSEFTRTEFHSVFPELSDIPVTPIHLGASPDIFAQQSNIPELPDAYYLFVGSNDSRKHLDQVVAAVCAQNDLPLLVAGWNGWGKSIQHHEKIIPLGHVSDTLLAHLYSNATCLIYPSAYEGFGLPVLEAMQCGCPVITARNASLPEVGSDAVYYINGAVSPETIRHALNALRKEDRARYKQAGFVQAKKFSWKKTAQKTYDILQQTSYNYTQQNKK
- the gspD gene encoding type II secretion system secretin GspD — protein: MLGNLVRHTGCILFVIGMLLMGNVAYGAGKPVQLNFQDVELRKMVKVISAVTGKTFVVDPRVKGRATIYSSQAVGSAEVYKIFQSVLEVHGYTIVSSGHVLKIVPAQTAKGRELGMSSGKRISTGVTDRVITHIVALEHTGAERAAASLKGLTSPQGSLAVHAATNLLIITDYQSNVRRLLKIIENIDRDIKMGVHTLVLRHGAASEVATKSLKVLNRKLKKLGKRGIDVSIEADTRSNSVVISAPVEQVGMVVEVVKAFDRPTARGRGGFRHIALRNAKAEDVAKVLTDLVQRKNAGKRNTNGFVSGELRVVADKATNSLLISASAEDFAVLQDVVCKLDIKRRQVYVEAIVLETTSNAGISYGVNWGFGKELDVAGQRSIVFGGTNLGISKVPASEGDDSRKIFQLPAGLTAGLVTFPLKLGGLEFGSLQSLINLSQTSSDYTVLATPQLMTMDNEKAKVVVAENIPFSTKLTLGTSTSDASQSFQYKDVGFVLEILPQISEGGKVRLKIHQEVSRIIQSSVESDGQVLLAPKTQRRELDTTVQIQDGDTVVLAGLLSKEKEDGENGVPFLSDIPVLGHLFKRTSDSNKKTNLMLFLHPRIITTEEQMRDIYNLKRQYLEEARLGKSGMPEPILLAPCADVPQLPSVTLMSSDGEEK
- a CDS encoding sulfotransferase, producing MSYGTESTPFFLVGCVRSGTTLLRDILRMHPRLEGAEESHFFRWSDPFATPRYTALYKNNGDLKESRRLDQITEEEFFSIFTSAQNRKELQDAYCKLYLAKQRNPSGRWFDKTPQNIYGLFLLKEAYPEATFVHIHRNPLNVAASLRKGVVMPSMTLTAAINYWNDSYIMMRDFSKLYPESVYTIPYLQLTTYPQQTLSGLLHHVHEDPDKLTIPEGYVYAERNAYTKSLLPSEQQYIQTACANGMHALGYV